From the genome of Streptomyces sp. NBC_00659, one region includes:
- a CDS encoding type VII secretion system-associated protein has protein sequence MTNDAPPAEEAAAPQDDLPALLAPLGLTPEDLSPDLAEEAGQPEDTRPPVLSRPVALDDPAPGDAGTGDDPGLAGAMPAPPRHVVEAAEEAPGHWFALPDPAWTGAWPPPAWTVVGEWRADDLGQLVEWRHNPDYVRSPAARGWPRPTDAIDAAVQRAAAGYGQDDEVPELLAGAEVAVFVGPGGEPVAAVAPDGTPVILAFTSEAHLTNAGRLTYEIHDVPALADRLPEDHQIYLNASASVSMCVEPAALARAIERARQETDAPEAGEEEPASEPDKGLDATPEEKPETKSDEGPEAESEEGLTTEPDGGPQVEPDEVIAAAVRVDTSGSTPAPAPSSAATATALGTGTLSDDVPEPSDTPALAPAPAAVPAPAPVTATLAESAAAALMPTADR, from the coding sequence CGACGCCCCACCGGCCGAGGAGGCTGCCGCGCCGCAGGACGACCTCCCGGCGCTGCTCGCCCCCCTCGGCCTCACCCCGGAGGACCTGTCTCCCGACCTGGCCGAGGAGGCGGGGCAACCCGAGGACACCCGGCCGCCGGTGCTCAGCCGTCCGGTCGCCCTCGACGACCCGGCCCCGGGCGACGCCGGGACCGGCGACGACCCCGGGCTCGCCGGGGCGATGCCCGCACCGCCGCGCCATGTGGTCGAGGCCGCCGAGGAGGCCCCCGGGCACTGGTTCGCCCTGCCCGACCCCGCCTGGACCGGGGCCTGGCCGCCACCGGCGTGGACCGTGGTGGGGGAGTGGCGCGCGGACGACCTCGGACAGCTCGTCGAGTGGCGGCACAACCCGGACTACGTGCGTTCCCCGGCGGCCCGCGGCTGGCCGCGGCCGACCGACGCGATCGACGCCGCCGTCCAGCGCGCCGCCGCGGGCTACGGCCAGGACGACGAGGTGCCCGAACTGCTCGCCGGGGCCGAGGTGGCCGTCTTCGTGGGGCCCGGCGGGGAACCGGTGGCTGCGGTCGCCCCGGACGGCACCCCGGTGATCCTCGCGTTCACCTCGGAGGCCCATCTGACGAACGCGGGACGCCTCACGTACGAGATCCACGACGTGCCCGCTCTCGCCGACCGGCTGCCCGAGGACCACCAGATCTATCTCAACGCCTCGGCGTCGGTGTCCATGTGCGTGGAACCGGCGGCCCTCGCGCGGGCGATCGAGCGCGCTCGCCAGGAGACCGACGCTCCCGAGGCCGGTGAGGAGGAACCCGCCTCCGAACCGGACAAGGGGCTCGATGCGACGCCGGAGGAGAAGCCGGAGACCAAGTCGGACGAGGGGCCGGAGGCCGAGTCGGAGGAGGGGCTGACGACCGAGCCGGACGGAGGACCACAGGTCGAGCCGGACGAGGTCATCGCCGCGGCTGTCCGCGTCGACACCAGCGGATCCACGCCCGCGCCCGCCCCGTCGTCCGCGGCCACGGCCACAGCCCTCGGCACGGGGACCCTCTCCGACGACGTCCCCGAGCCGTCCGATACTCCCGCCCTCGCCCCAGCCCCCGCCGCCGTTCCCGCCCCCGCTCCGGTCACCGCGACGCTCGCCGAGAGCGCGGCGGCGGCTCTGATGCCCACTGCGGATCGCTGA